The following DNA comes from Rhipicephalus microplus isolate Deutch F79 chromosome 6, USDA_Rmic, whole genome shotgun sequence.
aagcaggatttcgaacaggctactcaacaattgaccacatccatactatcaaccaggtaatagagatatactcagaatacagccaaccactatacatagccttcatagattatgagagggcgtttgattcagtagaaatatcagcagtaatgcagacactgtggaatcagagTGTTGACGAAGCATTTATAAAgatcctggaaaaaatctactGTGGATCAACTGCCACCTTACTGCTCCATGATTAAAGCGACAAAAtgccaatcaagaaaggtgtaaggcaaaGGGAAAAAATCTTTCCACTGCTGTTTACCGCATTGGAAAGATTTTTTGGAAAgaacaggaggttttcagaggcctagaatgggaagagttaaggacaagagttaatggagaatactttAGTAGCCCAtgcttcgccgataacattgcattgctaagcAACTCaagggatgaattgcaactcatgattacagagtttagacaaggagagcagaaaggtaggtcttaaaattaaagtgcagaaaatgaaagtaatgtacaacaaattCGGAAGAGAGAAGCGCTTCAAGATTGAAGATATATTAAGGTTGTTTCGAATACAGTTCATGTAAATTCACAACACTGATTAGTCCCATAGCCATAGGCCAGTAGGGAGAAGGTAAACAAGCAGAATACCAACTTGTATAAAAAatcagaacatcaaagaaacttttttttaaagaaaacaaacaatacaGGACAGGTTTCAATAAGATTTAAGGGGAGACACGAGTCTCGAAGGCCAAAAAATTGATTTTTGGAGTATTTTTTTAATGATACATAAGGTCTGAAGAAGGTGTTTCCAAAATGCTATTGCCATGTGATGCATATTTGTCTAGTGATTCGGGGTTAAGTCAGTTTAGTGACCATATGCACTCGCGAAACCACCCCAAAAACGGTCATATTCGATGCTGCAGAATCTGAAAACCGCGCAAAGTAGTGCGGCTATTTTGGTCTCAATTGAAAGACGTTATCTTCTTTTGTCTGTTCCTAGTGTCTATCAACAACGCAGCTATTGCAAATAAAGAAAAACCAAATACTCGCACATCACTGGTGTGTTTCTATCACGTGGGGCAGTTCCCGGTtctttaaggggggaggctaccatcggataccaacttatttgtttattgagataccttaatgaaattttcaggatagacttatagcaaaagcattagaagaactacaaaatttcatcaagttatgttcactggttttcaagttacagcagaatatcagggtagtgcacatggttctcttattccaggcctggagaactttcaaaaggtgctggaactgtgaaattaactatgatgattcccagattgatactccagggggtaacagagccctttttttttaatttccttgcTGAAAAGTTTTAGCAGACCATCAAACTTCGTGTTCGTGATTAGGATACTATCAATCACATTTtgattaaatataataaataacacacacaatatattgaaaaaatgggcttgtcaccccctcagaaatttattcatgtacataataaaaaaagacttatggaaatccaatgagtggttccagagatatggctggaataagcagcctcactagccaaaaaagtcattttgagaaaacgacgttttaaagttttgagcacataggcagttctaaaatgaacctgcagcgtaactggaggtgtcccttggcactctctttctttgccgcctttccgtcttctctagggatcgcttcttagcctttttcaagcgcagagaatttttctcggctgcccgttgaatggccaggtggccaggtgttagccccactgatgaagctagctcttaggtggccctgtagcagccagcattgtatcttagcactgcatcatgcagtgctgtctccacagcaatcagtgatgcatgctgctctttgggcatgagggaccacagcacagagtgaaaggactctgatgcattctgcgtctttgctcccaggcagcgtttcagaagagaagcctgtgagagcctctcataaatgggtagaagtgcatctgcaacatagcgtggcagcttgtacgaatgcttcggaggtggaacaccggtaatcttgctggcattgtgacgacaccaggagtctgcaccctctgggcacaagtcgtggtgcggctcttcatccgtcgacgtcacatggtggtacgatgccatcactgcccgccgcattgcagccacatcatcggaattgttccgtagggcccagccataataatctgtcaacttgtcgatgagggtctttgtcagcctgcccttccctcccaaagccttgtcacttttctgcacaaggttgcgaagtgcagtccccatcctcttctgaaagtggttcaggcattcctcttttgaaatggggaccagtccataaacattttcttgtacaagggcagagaaagtggcactatctccatcagacacgagcgttgtgtaacggaggttgtgcttcgacagtgagcgtgaaaaggggatgatagctgcctcaacctccattatccctgatttagagtcggtgtttttctggcacacatgattctccagccagcatgcatagtctgcgtctccaggctttggccctacttggcaaccaaggcactgattagacagaacaacggcgtccaagataaggcccgtatggtattcgataattgccccgactccaatatgggatgtgtgcccatgcttgtgccatgttccatcataacaaactgttatatccctggtgaaatattgatccatttctttgtaagtggcttttacagcagaagcagattctgcatagaaattttctatgcattgtgtctgcggttccctgaatttcttcaggtgcttctgaaaggtcttgtgatggaggccacgatgggacacgttcatcgctgcccaaaagtcgttgagagctgtttgtcccttgcctatttgttttgttgccataatggctcttacattcacatcaaaggcctttatgtcatcctgacgagatgaactccatgagcttgaaactactccacaatgcaagcatactagctcaagctttgcagcaagtccaagttgggtgcctcctcgtaccttcatcccaatcgcggtgcaccggtggcacggggtccgagatagcaggtcgtctagggcatccatttgcacaaggaaaaattTTTCGCCTTCACTTGTAGTGGTGGCAGCTTCGTGATCGCGCTCCATTGCCTGAAACTTCCGCTCCGTCGCTGGCCTAGCGCCAAGTtctctttgcacagcagcgcgttgttgatccgccgcctctttctcctcgcacgtcaggaaacttgttcgcaaatgcacagttgacgacgcgatcgcactcgaggccgatgaaagagaagatgcggaagccactgtcgatgagcaggAGACACCAGGTgcacttgtaacgacaaattcttgcaccggcggagcaggagtcccgttgctaggcgcgtcgatgcgaccactctcttgcgtagatgaagcaaaagctgccccacaggtaccgtcggcgcgatcaccgtcggcgcatgtgcgagcggagagcctcgccgcgcggacaagcttcatagctcgctttcttgcaccgaacgattgtagcgtcttctttttcgttgggcgcattgtgagcgaacacaacaacggtctcgtatagacggttgaaaatcgtctcataaagacggttgaaaatcgtttcgaagacagttgaaacgtggagagtatgcgaacggctgcaacgatacacggaagcgagcggaacacaaagacgccggacggaggagcagcagacgagcggccgcatcggccgcattatgcgcaagagcactacgtcatcgcgcgcagcagccaatggcagtcgcgggctcccccgcgtcCTTGGGGAGCGTGCGCTTCGCCCAATTCCAGCTGCGCGCCTCAGCCGCGGGAAACTTGAAAGCTCTCGCGAGCCCTCCAATCATGAGCGGCTTGCTCCTCTCCTACGCTGCCGCCGGCGACGCAGGTGGCagggaaagaaagagcaagaattcacaaacaaGACAACAGCAAAATGGCGGCGCTCCTTCGAGCGGTCGAGAAACTGCGATCACGCCAAGTTGGGGTATTTTGAGCACTCGCGCGCGCCGCTCGAGGGCCGCCGCAGCATGTTTTAAACTCTATTTCAAATGGTTTCGCGACGAATTAGAcgttgatatttacagaaaaggtagtttatggcacatactgcccgaatatgtggtttgccaaaaatcgacttttttgcgatttttcggttttcaaaggccgCGTACCCCCTTAATGAACGTCAAGGGTTTCGTCTGCTAGACAACGGTACGCAATTCGTTATTTTGTGACAAGGTCTAAGCGATGGCTGCGCGATCGGTGTGATGGCAGGCGATCATCAAAAGTTTCTCACTGCTCACATGTGTTCGGAAAGAAGCGAAAAGGCATCTGAGAACATGCAGCGTCTTTTTATCAGCAAAACCCTCTACCGCCGAGAACACTGAAAAAGCTGGCTGTTCCAACGCTGTCGCAAATGCGGCTCCCGCGATCACAGACGCGATAGCCGGGGCCAACGATCGCACGCGAGATCTGTGCATCCGCACTCCTTTAGTTTCCGACGCTAAAAAACTGGCCCTTGAGTGTTGTGCTAGTGACATTCAAAGAGATATTTCGTCGACCTCAGCAACACGACGTGAGCAGTCTGTTTTTCGAGACTCTGAAGCGACCGCGCCGTGACTACTGGAACGCCGTTCATCGTCGTAAGCTTAGCGATCATGAATGAACTGCTTGAGTGTATGAAGTGCGGTGTATGTGGCGGGCCTGGCAGCATTTCGGAGAAAGATTGGGAATATGGCATCGCCACAAAACTTGTGCTGACGTGTGATGAGTGCGGGGAACTGAAAATTGTACAGAGCTAGCCGAGAACAGTGGGGAGAGGCGGAGCGCGGCCCGTTCTGAGATCGAACATGCTCGTGGTTTGCGCGGAACGGCAAACAGACAAGCTGCGTTgaattccattttttttttcacccttgaTGTTTCACAGATATGCACGTACACAAAGACATATAAAGGTTATGTGGAAATGGAAATGATTTCTGCCTCGCAGAAGGCTGCCGTGCACGTTACTGACAACTGCGCGAGCATCGTTAAAAGGCTGTATGCCGATCTGAACTATGGAAACCCTAGAAACATCTGGCGTGCAATGAAAATAAAGCGCATGAAGAATGATGACGACTATACTCCTGGTGACTTCTAGCATGATTACTGCACTGATTTACACCTTTGCCTGTTGAATACACATGTTCACTGGTGCCCTaaacttcatttctcgttcaccCAAAACATCATTTTTCATCACATTTGAAGCCATTGCCCACAGTACCTTTTGATCTAGTGGTTGGATCTTGACAATTTTTGCAGCATTTGAAAGTTTACACATTGATGAGTGCAACAAAACCAAAAATTTATGGTAATTTTATTAAAAACAGTGTTTTAATTAGATATATAGTTGAGCAACTGTTTCAGATTTCTGATGAGTCTACTTGTTAATGCCATAACTCTTAAACCAATGAAgttaaaaataaaattatggtttTCTTGCACACACTGTTTTTTGCACAGCTCTGTGATAGTCAATTTACAGCGATCTTTTGTGAGGAAGGTGTCTAAACAGTGTGTTACATGTGTAGATTCACTGATGGCCAGGTGGTAGTGActaccgtgaacagtaggccatcaggcccgcgaagaacaCGAGAAGATGTTGAGCCCTTAGCCCAGAACCAACTGTGGTTTATTGTTTCCAAAACGGCCACCCTGcgctgtgccaggcttgcacagctcaagACAACTATCAGCGCCGCGTGGGGGAGCTGAATTTTAACCAACATTGTAACACTCTTCCCCTCTTAGGGGGAAGACCACGGCGAGTACCTATTCACCGGTTTTCTAGTTCTTGTGCCACGTCGCAACTTCGGCGTGCTAGGCGTAGGCACGACAGAGTCACTGTTCACATGCACACCACTGTTGAGCGCAGTCCCGTCGCTCTCCATGGCGCAGCTAGTTCCAGGTGGCTGTCCCTGATGAGGCACTTCTGGAACAGCTGGCGAATGATGAAGCGGCGGCTCCAACTGTGGTGGAGCTGCAGCGATAGCAGTTCCAGGAGAGGCCAATGTTTCTGTCTGCACAAGGCGCAAGTGGTCGCTGTGTCAGTTTCTCAAGGTGCCATCTTCAAAACGGATACTGGCTGATGATGGTGTGACGTCCACGACACTGGCAGGCACCCAGGGTGTGCCCCTGCGAAAGTTTCGCACGTGCACATCATCACCTGGCTGCAGTGATGGAGCCTGCCGGGATCCTCTGTCAGAATACAACTTCTGCTTGAGTTGTTTTAGGAATACAGATGCCTGCAGGCTTGGCATGAGAACATCCTACGGTGTCTTGAACATTCTTCCTGTCAAGAGTTCACACGGTGGCCGACCTGTCAGTTCATGTGGTGTGGTCCTATAGTGCAACAGAAATCTGGAGATATGCGTTTGGAAGTTCCCAGAACCAGACTTCTTGAGTTTGTTCTTCACAGTTTGTACAACTCCTTCAGCTGCACCATTTGAGGCAGGGTGATACGGCGGTAAAAGCATGCGGCGTATTCTATTTCGAGTTAAGAAATCAAGGTACTGGGCACTGGTAAAGGCAAGACCGTTGTCGGAAACTATGACATCAGGCAGGCTATTCTGGGCGAATGCAATTCTCAACGCAGAAATGGTAGCTTCTGCAGATGTGGAAGACGCAGGAAAGACTTCTATTCACTTTGAGAACGTATCCACAATAACCAAGAATGTGTGACCTAGAAATGGTCCCCCAAAATTGATGTGAAGCCTTGACCAGGGTCGCTGTGGAAAAGGCCACGGCATCTGCTGAACCGGCTGTGCAGCTCGATGTTGAGTCTGGCACGTAGCGCAGCTCTTCACGCTGTTGGCAATATCATTGTCAATGCCCTGCCACCAAACATAACTCCTGGCAATCATCTTGCTCTTCTCGATACCCGGGTGGCTGGCATGAACACCAAGAACTTGGGCCTGCAATGACTTTGGGATCACTACTCTTGATTCCCAGAGTAGGCAACCCTCATGGAGACTGAGTTCGGAGCTTCTGGTATTGAAAGGGTTCCACTCTGGTCCTGCTGGAAGGCTTTCTTCTTTCAGAACAGCCCCCAACGTAAACAACATGGCCCAGAAGTTGGTAATTTCGTGTGGCTTGGGCTGCAGCACCTGGTGAAAGGAGTCTCGTATATGCCTCCTCTAGCAAGAAGATTTCAGCAGGTCGTGGTAATGCATTAGTGTCAGTTGGGAGAGGCAGTCTACTAAGAGCATCAGCGTGGCCGAGCGCTTTGCCGAGCTTGTATACAAGTTCGTACTTGTAAGCAGACCGCTTCAGAGCCCACCTGACCACTCG
Coding sequences within:
- the LOC142765198 gene encoding uncharacterized protein LOC142765198 codes for the protein MATKQIGKGQTALNDFWAAMNVSHRGLHHKTFQKHLKKFREPQTQCIENFYAESASAVKATYKEMDQYFTRDITVCYDGTWHKHGHTSHIGVGAIIEYHTGLILDAVVLSNQCLGCQVGPKPGDADYACWLENHVCQKNTDSKSGIMEVEAAIIPFSRSLSKHNLRYTTLVSDGDSATFSALVQENVYGLVPISKEECLNHFQKRMGTALRNLVQKSDKALGGKGRLTKTLIDKLTDYYGWALRNNSDDVAAMRRAVMASYHHVTSTDEEPHHDLCPEGADSWCRHNASKITGVPPPKHSYKLPRYVADALLPIYERLSQASLLKRCLGAKTQNASESFHSVLWSLMPKEQHASLIAVETALHDAVLRYNAGCYRAT